The following coding sequences lie in one Rhizobium rhododendri genomic window:
- a CDS encoding MFS transporter: MAIAERDDAQAARVPARGIWGWMLFDWAAQPFFTVVITFIFGPYFVARLTADPVGAQAMWSNMATISSIVIAVLSPILGSIADQSGARKPWIAFFAVIQIISMFCLWWAAPGSPIIYPFIFIILASIAAEFSIVFNDSMMPRLVSKDDVGKLSNTAWGLGYLGGMIVLITVVALLAGNPETGRTILGLKPLFGLDAVLGQDARITGPIAAVWYLIFILPMFLFTPDAPRGLPMRSAVGLGIGELARTLKSLRHRPGISRFLIARMIYQDGVNGVVILGGTFAAGMFGWPTIEIGIFGIILNVVAIFGCLVAGRLDARLGSKTMVVIGLVMLLIATIGFISTGPGFTLFGLIKLSTVDSGGLFGTTAEKAYVMYGLLIGLAFGPVQASSRSYLARSVSLEESGRYFGIYALSGRATSFMATLMFSIVTSFSGSARLGMATLILFLAGGLLLLLPTPYPADARE; the protein is encoded by the coding sequence GTGGCGATTGCAGAGCGTGACGATGCCCAGGCGGCGAGAGTTCCGGCGCGCGGTATCTGGGGGTGGATGCTGTTCGACTGGGCGGCGCAGCCTTTTTTCACGGTGGTCATCACCTTCATCTTCGGCCCCTATTTCGTCGCCCGGCTAACGGCCGATCCGGTCGGCGCCCAGGCGATGTGGAGCAACATGGCGACGATCAGCTCGATCGTTATCGCCGTACTATCGCCCATTCTCGGATCGATTGCCGACCAGTCCGGCGCCCGCAAACCATGGATCGCCTTTTTTGCGGTCATCCAGATTATCAGCATGTTCTGCCTGTGGTGGGCAGCACCTGGCTCGCCGATCATCTATCCGTTCATCTTCATCATCCTCGCCTCCATTGCAGCCGAGTTCTCCATCGTCTTCAACGATTCGATGATGCCGCGACTTGTCAGCAAGGACGATGTCGGAAAACTGTCGAACACCGCCTGGGGCCTCGGCTATCTCGGCGGCATGATCGTACTGATCACAGTTGTCGCACTACTCGCGGGTAATCCGGAGACAGGGCGCACCATCCTCGGACTGAAGCCGCTGTTCGGCCTCGACGCCGTTCTCGGCCAGGATGCGCGCATCACCGGCCCGATTGCGGCCGTGTGGTACCTGATCTTCATCCTGCCGATGTTCCTGTTCACGCCCGATGCGCCGCGCGGGCTTCCGATGCGCTCCGCCGTCGGACTGGGGATAGGCGAACTGGCAAGGACGCTGAAGTCGCTACGCCATCGGCCGGGCATCAGCCGCTTCCTGATCGCGCGCATGATATACCAGGACGGCGTCAACGGCGTCGTTATCCTCGGCGGGACCTTTGCCGCCGGAATGTTCGGTTGGCCGACCATCGAAATCGGCATTTTCGGCATCATCCTCAACGTCGTCGCCATCTTCGGATGTCTTGTGGCCGGCCGGCTCGATGCGCGGCTGGGGTCGAAGACCATGGTCGTCATCGGGCTGGTCATGCTGCTGATCGCCACCATCGGCTTCATCTCCACGGGTCCCGGCTTTACGCTGTTCGGCCTGATCAAGCTGTCGACAGTCGATTCAGGCGGACTATTCGGCACGACGGCGGAAAAAGCCTATGTGATGTACGGGCTACTGATCGGCCTCGCCTTCGGCCCGGTGCAGGCCTCGTCGCGCTCCTACCTGGCGCGCAGCGTCAGCCTCGAGGAATCCGGCCGCTATTTCGGCATCTACGCGCTGTCAGGTCGCGCCACCAGCTTCATGGCAACCCTGATGTTTTCCATCGTCACCAGCTTTTCCGGCTCGGCCCGGCTCGGCATGGCGACGCTGATCCTTTTTCTGGCCGGCGGTCTGCTATTGCTACTACCCACCCCATACCCAGCCGACGCACGGGAATAA
- the purH gene encoding bifunctional phosphoribosylaminoimidazolecarboxamide formyltransferase/IMP cyclohydrolase yields the protein MAVVSKKIPAPDKVKVKTALLSVSDKAGIVELAQALHDKGVRLLSTGGTHKAIANAGIAVIDVSEITEFPEIMDGRVKTLHPRVHGGLLAIRDDAEHQAAMKEHGIEAIDLVIVNLYPFEEVRAAGGDYPTTVENIDIGGPAMIRASAKNHAYVTIVTDPADYPALLEQLATDAGHTHYAFRQQMAAKAYARTAAYDTMIANWFADALDITTPHHRTIGGVLREEMRYGENPHQTAGFYVTGDNRPGVATATLLQGKQLSYNNINDTDAAYELVAEFPPEQGPACAIIKHANPCGVATGPTLAEAYRRALACDSTSAFGGIIALNGLLDAETAHEIVKLFTEVIIAPAVSDEARAIIAAKPNLRLLSVGALPDPRARGITAKTVSGGLLVQSRDNVMVDDLELKVVTKRAPTAQELEDMRFAFRVAKHVKSNAVVYAKNGQTAGIGAGQMSRVDSARIAGIKAEDAARALGLAEPMTRGSAVASEAFLPFADGLLSAISAGATAVIQPGGSMRDAEVIAAADAHNVAMVFTGVRHFRH from the coding sequence ATGGCCGTTGTTTCCAAGAAAATTCCAGCTCCCGACAAGGTGAAGGTCAAGACCGCACTGCTGTCGGTCTCCGACAAGGCGGGCATCGTCGAGCTGGCCCAGGCGCTGCACGACAAGGGCGTCCGCCTGCTGTCGACAGGCGGCACTCACAAGGCGATCGCCAATGCTGGGATTGCCGTCATCGACGTCTCCGAAATCACCGAGTTCCCGGAAATCATGGATGGCCGTGTCAAGACGCTGCATCCACGCGTGCATGGCGGGCTGCTGGCCATCCGCGATGATGCCGAGCACCAGGCGGCGATGAAGGAGCACGGCATCGAGGCGATCGACCTCGTGATCGTCAACCTCTATCCATTCGAGGAGGTCCGCGCTGCCGGCGGCGATTATCCGACGACCGTGGAGAACATCGATATCGGCGGCCCAGCCATGATCCGCGCATCGGCCAAGAACCACGCCTATGTCACCATCGTCACCGACCCGGCCGACTATCCGGCATTGCTCGAACAGCTTGCCACCGACGCCGGGCATACCCATTATGCCTTCCGCCAGCAGATGGCCGCCAAGGCCTACGCCCGCACCGCTGCCTACGACACGATGATTGCCAACTGGTTCGCTGACGCCCTCGACATCACCACGCCGCACCACCGGACGATCGGCGGCGTGCTGCGCGAGGAAATGCGCTACGGCGAGAACCCCCACCAGACGGCCGGCTTCTACGTCACCGGCGACAATCGCCCCGGTGTTGCGACCGCGACGCTGTTGCAGGGCAAGCAACTCTCCTACAACAATATCAACGATACCGATGCCGCCTACGAGCTTGTGGCGGAATTCCCGCCGGAACAAGGACCTGCCTGCGCCATCATCAAGCATGCCAATCCTTGCGGCGTAGCCACCGGGCCGACGCTGGCCGAAGCCTATCGCCGGGCGCTCGCCTGCGACAGCACATCGGCGTTCGGCGGCATCATCGCGCTCAACGGCCTGCTCGATGCCGAGACGGCGCATGAGATTGTCAAACTGTTTACCGAAGTGATCATCGCCCCCGCAGTCAGCGACGAGGCGAGGGCAATCATCGCCGCCAAGCCGAACCTGCGTCTGCTGTCGGTCGGCGCCCTGCCCGATCCCCGCGCCCGTGGCATCACCGCCAAGACCGTCTCGGGCGGGCTGCTGGTGCAGAGCCGCGACAACGTCATGGTCGACGATCTCGAACTGAAGGTGGTGACCAAGCGGGCGCCGACGGCGCAGGAACTCGAAGACATGCGCTTTGCCTTTCGGGTCGCCAAGCACGTCAAGTCGAATGCCGTCGTCTATGCCAAGAACGGCCAGACTGCCGGCATCGGTGCCGGCCAGATGAGCCGCGTCGATTCGGCCCGCATCGCCGGCATCAAGGCCGAGGACGCGGCAAGGGCACTGGGTCTCGCGGAGCCGATGACCCGTGGCTCAGCCGTCGCCTCCGAAGCGTTTCTGCCGTTCGCAGACGGCCTGCTGTCGGCAATCTCCGCTGGCGCCACCGCCGTCATCCAGCCGGGCGGCTCTATGCGGGACGCCGAGGTCATCGCCGCTGCCGACGCCCACAATGTCGCGATGGTGTTCACCGGCGTCCGCCACTTCCGCCACTGA
- a CDS encoding NAD-glutamate dehydrogenase, translated as MMARMNPKREKLIEAAVKAAEASGKTYLDPKILFGQASNDDMARYSAEMLALTAIHTADELGRWSGEARITVAPIEGVAPGGVAVSVLSITDRNMPFLYESVMGEVTSTYRDVAMAVHPILSLQPDGTPALKAAQAGDPGQRVSHIQLHLAPLTAEQADALIVRVRTVLEQTHLSVGDWQPMLARLDTVIDELSAHAAGRRAAERDEALAFLSWLRDDNFTFLGMRDYVYSGKGKQATVERDRGTGLGILANPDVRVLRQGSDAVTTTPEILAFLDGPDFLIVTKANVKSLVHRRAYMDYVGVKRFDEKGNVVGELRIVGLFTSIAYTAELSDIPLLRAKAQKVTDHFGFDPTSHSGRMLQNTLESYPRDDLFQIDTSLLATFCEQINDLADRPRVRVLPRIDHFDRFVSVIVYVPREEYDSVVREKIGAYLRTVYDGRVSAYYPAFPEGGVARVHFIIGRTIGRTPHIAQAVLEDAVRAIAARWIDRLEALAGPAAPGLTVSQAFQEAFSPEETAADLPAIMACAGDAPIRIGFYRRSFGDTDVLSLKIFHGEGNLALSRRVPLLENLGFNVLSERTFDIHVEGSGISGDVVLHDMELEARDGVAFDLKRHGAALEEAFLAAFEGSIDNDVFNRLIVSADLTARTANILRAYARYLRQAGIAYSQDYIATTLDKYPAIAASIVRLFHDSLDPTLEEKPRLKRLATLHAAIETDLASVPSLDDDRILRRYVNAVDATLRTNYFQRSADGSPKAMFAIKLDPKQLDGLPEPRPFREIFVYGVEVEGVHLRFGKVARGGLRWSDRAEDYRTEVLGLVKAQQVKNAVIVPVGAKGGFYPKQLPAGGSRDAIFNVGREAYKTYIRTLLSITDNISGADIIPPPDTLRLDGDDPYFVVAADKGTATFSDTANGLAQEAGFWLDDAFASGGSAGYDHKKMGITARGAWETVKRHFRELDIDIQTTPFSVVGVGDMSGDVFGNGMLLSPKIRLIAAFDHRDIVIDPDPDMAATLAERQRLFDLPRSSWQDFDKSLLSAGGMIIPRSAKSVTLTREAAAAIGLDRTVATPFEIITAILKCQADLLWFGGIGTYVKSPTETDADVGDRANDPIRINADEVRARVIGEGANLGVTQKGRIAYCLKGGRCNSDAIDNSAGVNTSDVEVNIKIALASAMQDGRLTRARRDQLLASMTSEVAALVLRNNYLQSLAISLTERKGTGNGLELGRFISVLESARKLSRKVETLPDEATFAERYANDRPLTRPEIGVLLSYAKIVLFDALLESALPDDPYFAATLTGYFPQKMHRGHAADIAGHRLRREIVATSLANEAINRGGPAFVVSMMDATAAAASEVVKAAVLARDGFDLDRLWDSVDGLDGKIGGEVQNRLYGDIGQIYTVLTRLLLKTSMVKSEIGETVGRLQAAAKKLRPLLSSRIPAEFAAEIDARRNDYAAAGVPEGLAGEIAALGTFLLVPDVMQIAEQTGEALARAAETYFEVSQTFRVSRLLVSGSRIVTGDHYENLALARSLDRIATARRDIVISALNAHPQDRQPLAAWHASDRIRINRIAEELAGLSEGGEANLARITVAAGLLGDLAHDLPR; from the coding sequence ATCATGGCCAGAATGAACCCCAAGCGGGAAAAGCTGATCGAGGCGGCGGTCAAGGCGGCCGAAGCGTCGGGCAAGACCTACCTCGATCCGAAAATCCTGTTCGGGCAGGCCAGCAACGACGACATGGCCCGCTACAGCGCCGAAATGCTGGCACTGACCGCCATTCACACCGCAGACGAACTCGGCCGCTGGTCCGGCGAGGCCCGTATCACCGTTGCGCCGATAGAGGGAGTCGCACCCGGCGGCGTTGCTGTCTCGGTGCTGTCGATCACCGACCGCAACATGCCGTTTCTCTACGAATCGGTGATGGGCGAAGTCACCAGCACCTACCGCGACGTGGCGATGGCCGTGCACCCGATCCTGTCGCTGCAGCCGGACGGCACGCCGGCCCTGAAGGCGGCGCAGGCCGGCGATCCCGGCCAGCGCGTCAGCCATATCCAGCTGCACTTGGCGCCGTTGACGGCGGAGCAGGCAGATGCCCTCATCGTCCGCGTCAGGACGGTACTGGAGCAGACACATCTCTCGGTGGGCGACTGGCAGCCGATGCTGGCGCGGCTCGACACTGTCATCGACGAACTCAGCGCACATGCCGCTGGGCGCCGTGCGGCAGAGCGCGACGAGGCACTGGCCTTCCTGTCCTGGCTTCGGGACGACAATTTCACCTTCCTCGGCATGCGTGACTACGTCTATTCCGGCAAGGGCAAGCAAGCGACCGTCGAGCGGGACCGTGGCACGGGCCTTGGCATTCTCGCCAATCCGGACGTCCGCGTGCTGCGCCAGGGGAGCGATGCCGTGACCACGACGCCAGAAATCCTGGCGTTCCTCGATGGCCCGGATTTCCTCATCGTCACCAAGGCCAACGTCAAGTCGCTGGTACATCGCCGCGCCTACATGGATTATGTCGGCGTCAAACGTTTCGACGAGAAGGGCAATGTCGTCGGCGAACTGCGCATCGTCGGGTTGTTCACCTCGATTGCCTACACCGCCGAACTGTCGGACATTCCGCTGCTGCGGGCCAAGGCCCAGAAGGTCACGGACCATTTCGGCTTCGATCCGACCAGCCATTCCGGCCGCATGCTGCAGAACACGCTGGAATCCTATCCCCGCGACGATCTCTTCCAGATCGACACGAGCCTGCTCGCCACCTTCTGCGAGCAGATCAACGACCTCGCCGACCGGCCTCGAGTGAGGGTCCTGCCGCGCATCGACCATTTCGACCGCTTCGTGTCCGTCATCGTCTATGTGCCGCGCGAAGAGTACGATTCGGTCGTCCGCGAAAAGATCGGCGCCTATCTGCGGACCGTCTATGACGGCCGCGTTTCGGCCTATTATCCGGCCTTTCCGGAAGGCGGCGTGGCGCGCGTGCATTTCATCATCGGCCGCACCATCGGTCGCACGCCGCATATTGCGCAAGCCGTGCTGGAAGATGCCGTCCGGGCAATCGCTGCCCGCTGGATCGACCGGCTGGAGGCGCTGGCCGGCCCGGCAGCGCCCGGCCTCACCGTCAGCCAGGCGTTCCAGGAGGCCTTTTCCCCGGAAGAGACCGCGGCCGACCTGCCGGCCATCATGGCCTGCGCCGGCGATGCGCCGATCCGCATCGGCTTCTACAGGCGCTCCTTCGGCGACACCGACGTGCTGTCGCTAAAAATCTTCCACGGCGAGGGCAACCTTGCCCTGTCGCGTCGCGTACCGCTGCTTGAAAACCTGGGCTTCAATGTGCTCAGCGAACGCACCTTCGACATCCACGTCGAGGGGTCCGGGATCAGCGGCGATGTGGTGTTGCACGACATGGAGCTGGAGGCGCGCGACGGCGTCGCCTTCGATCTCAAGCGCCACGGCGCAGCCCTCGAGGAAGCCTTTCTCGCGGCTTTCGAAGGCAGCATCGACAATGATGTTTTCAACCGGCTTATCGTCTCGGCCGACCTCACCGCGCGAACCGCCAATATCCTGCGCGCCTACGCTCGCTATCTGCGCCAGGCCGGCATCGCCTATTCGCAGGACTATATCGCCACGACACTCGACAAATATCCTGCCATTGCGGCCAGCATCGTCCGGCTGTTTCACGATTCGCTCGACCCGACGCTGGAGGAAAAGCCGCGCCTGAAACGCTTGGCGACCCTGCATGCAGCGATCGAAACCGACCTCGCCTCCGTGCCGAGCCTCGATGACGACCGCATTTTGCGGCGCTATGTCAACGCCGTCGACGCGACGCTGCGCACCAACTATTTCCAGCGCAGTGCCGACGGTTCTCCAAAGGCGATGTTCGCGATCAAGCTTGACCCGAAGCAGCTTGACGGATTGCCGGAACCCCGGCCCTTCCGCGAGATCTTCGTCTACGGCGTCGAGGTGGAGGGCGTGCATCTGCGCTTCGGCAAGGTGGCCCGCGGCGGCCTGCGCTGGTCCGACCGGGCGGAAGACTACCGCACCGAGGTGCTCGGGCTCGTCAAGGCGCAGCAGGTGAAGAACGCCGTTATCGTGCCTGTCGGTGCCAAGGGCGGCTTCTATCCGAAACAATTGCCGGCCGGCGGCAGCCGCGATGCCATCTTCAATGTCGGCCGGGAGGCCTACAAGACGTACATCCGCACGCTGCTTTCGATCACCGACAATATCTCCGGCGCCGATATCATTCCGCCTCCGGATACATTGCGGCTGGACGGCGACGATCCCTATTTCGTCGTTGCAGCCGACAAGGGAACCGCGACATTCTCCGATACCGCCAACGGTCTGGCGCAGGAGGCCGGCTTCTGGCTCGACGACGCCTTTGCCTCGGGCGGATCGGCCGGCTACGACCACAAGAAGATGGGGATCACCGCGCGCGGCGCCTGGGAGACCGTCAAGCGACATTTCCGCGAACTCGATATCGACATCCAGACGACGCCGTTCAGCGTTGTCGGCGTCGGCGACATGTCGGGCGACGTGTTCGGCAACGGCATGCTGCTGTCGCCGAAAATCCGGCTGATCGCCGCCTTCGACCACCGCGATATCGTCATCGACCCCGATCCCGACATGGCCGCGACGCTCGCCGAGCGCCAGCGCCTGTTCGACCTGCCGCGCTCCAGCTGGCAGGATTTCGACAAGAGCCTGCTGTCTGCGGGCGGCATGATCATTCCGCGTTCGGCGAAGTCTGTGACGCTCACCAGGGAAGCCGCGGCTGCCATCGGGCTCGACAGGACGGTTGCCACGCCGTTCGAAATCATTACCGCCATCCTCAAATGCCAGGCCGACCTGCTATGGTTCGGCGGTATCGGCACCTATGTGAAATCGCCGACCGAAACCGACGCCGATGTCGGCGACCGTGCCAACGATCCGATCCGCATCAATGCCGACGAGGTCCGCGCGCGGGTGATCGGCGAGGGCGCCAATCTCGGCGTCACGCAAAAGGGCCGCATTGCCTATTGCCTGAAGGGCGGCCGATGCAATTCCGACGCCATCGACAATTCTGCGGGCGTCAACACGTCCGACGTAGAGGTCAACATCAAAATCGCCCTTGCCTCCGCCATGCAGGACGGTCGCCTGACACGCGCCAGGCGTGACCAACTCCTCGCATCGATGACCTCAGAGGTCGCAGCCCTAGTGTTGCGTAACAACTATCTGCAATCGCTGGCTATTTCGCTGACGGAGCGTAAGGGAACCGGCAACGGCCTGGAGCTCGGCCGCTTCATCAGCGTGCTTGAATCCGCCCGCAAGCTCAGCCGCAAGGTCGAGACGCTGCCGGATGAGGCGACCTTCGCCGAGCGCTACGCCAACGACCGGCCTCTCACCCGACCGGAAATCGGCGTGCTGCTCTCTTACGCCAAGATCGTGCTGTTCGATGCACTGCTCGAGAGCGCCCTGCCGGACGATCCCTATTTTGCCGCAACGCTGACCGGCTATTTCCCGCAGAAAATGCATCGCGGCCATGCAGCCGATATCGCCGGACACCGGCTTCGGCGCGAGATTGTCGCTACCAGTCTTGCCAACGAGGCGATCAATCGCGGCGGTCCGGCTTTTGTCGTGTCGATGATGGATGCAACGGCGGCCGCCGCTTCCGAGGTCGTCAAGGCAGCCGTGCTCGCCCGCGACGGGTTCGATCTCGACCGGCTGTGGGATAGCGTCGACGGGCTCGACGGCAAGATCGGCGGCGAAGTGCAGAACCGGCTCTACGGCGACATCGGGCAGATCTACACCGTGCTGACCCGGCTGCTGTTGAAGACAAGCATGGTCAAGTCAGAGATCGGCGAGACCGTTGGCCGGCTGCAGGCGGCAGCGAAAAAGCTGCGGCCCTTACTGTCGAGCCGGATCCCGGCCGAATTTGCCGCCGAGATCGATGCCCGGCGCAACGATTACGCAGCGGCCGGCGTGCCCGAAGGCCTTGCCGGCGAGATTGCCGCACTCGGTACGTTCCTGCTGGTACCCGATGTCATGCAAATTGCCGAACAGACGGGCGAGGCGCTAGCGCGCGCCGCAGAAACCTACTTCGAGGTGTCGCAGACCTTCCGGGTCAGCCGCCTGCTGGTTTCCGGCAGCCGCATTGTCACCGGCGATCACTACGAAAACCTGGCGCTCGCCCGCAGCCTCGACCGCATCGCCACGGCGCGTCGCGACATCGTCATCTCGGCGCTCAATGCCCACCCCCAGGACCGCCAGCCGCTTGCCGCCTGGCACGCCAGCGACCGCATCCGCATCAACCGCATCGCCGAGGAACTGGCGGGCCTTAGCGAAGGCGGCGAGGCAAATCTCGCCCGCATCACCGTCGCCGCCGGCCTGCTCGGCGACCTCGCCCACGATTTGCCGAGGTGA